TTTTTAGGCAGCTTTACAGGCCTTAACATGatctcaaaattttcaaaagtgAATCTTAGTTAGTGAGTGCCATGGGAAAATAGCAATCATTCTAGATTTCGAGCTCGGATAAGTAGATAAATTTATTTCGAATCACTTGATTACCATGTATTATTAAGAATGTGCAAGGCTTTTTTTCTCGAGAGAAGCAATGAAAAGGACGAGGAATTATATGGTCGCACGtcttgttatttatttatggtaATCATCAATAATAACTATATGTAATCATCAATTTTTTCCCAAGATGTATATAATTAATCAGAGCATACAGTTGTGCCTCACAAAAGCTAAAGGCAAAAGCTTCCCAACACTCATTATTAGGATGATCTTCAAGAACAGCCTTCCCATCTGAATcatcccttctttttttctttttttttcttttttgcaaaattagaaaaagaaaaccaaaatcaaaattaagatCAAATCTAATCTCTGTACACAAACTCTTAATGAACAGAAAGAACAAAAAACCCAAAATTTGCAATGCCATAATAAGGATCAATCACAGCATATGGGGCACCGGATCAGCCCGTTCTCATTGCAGTCGGGACATCGCTGAAACCCGTACTCGCCTTCTTCGGTTTCGTATTGCTGCTGTGGTTCTTCGTCTTCGAAATCATCACCGCAGAATATTTTGCAACTCCCCGAACACGTCTCGCACGGAACGAACCTAATGTTCCCGCAAGCCTCGCAAGCATAGGTGTTACCATCCCCGCTATTGTTATCCGCGCGCTCGCAACCCTCGAGAAACTTCTCGAGCTTGCCTTCCTCGTGCATTCTCCGGATCTCTTCGGCTCCTCCGATGCAATTCTTGCCCACGAAAACCCTGGGCAACCCATACCCGCTCCCCTGCTTCAACGCCTCGCCTAATAGCTCCTTGAGCTCGTCCTTGAACCCTGAATGCATCGAGACGTCCCTCTCATCGATCCGGACCCCGGTGGCCTTTAGGATTATGCGGACGTGGCAACAGTCCTCGTACGTCTTTCTAACCCCTCGGAGGCTCGTGAAATAGACTATCACCCTCTCCTTATGGTATGGTTGCTCGGACTTGGTTTCTGTCGGCTTCTCTTGACTGCTCAATGGGCGGATATGGAAGGGGTGACTGGGAGAGAGCTCCTCAAATGACTTCCTGAAATTTAAGAGTATATCGGGATCGATTTCCGACACGAACCCATTAGCATTCAAGCCGTCATCTTGGCTCATCTGAAGCCATATAGGCTGATGTTTCGGAGGATCCACCTCAGCCGTCGTGCTTTCTTGGAACCTTGATTTCGGCCTGTCCAAGGGAGCAGTATGATCCTGACCGGGGCTCCTCACGACATCGAAGGAGAAGCTCCTTGAGTGATTGATAGGTGACCTAGATGGAGTGACATCTTCAAGCCCTTCCATTAGCTCCCAAGTGTTGATCGTCTCGGGCTCCCCAGGAGGAGTTCCGATCGGGGTCTTTGGGGCCGGTTTCGGGATTTTCTCTTCCATCATGTGGGACCAAGTCTTGGCTTCAATCAGCCCAATCCTGAAGCTCTCCTTCTCGGCAACATTCTCATTGCAAACCTTCTTATCACCTCCGATGCCACCATTCGTACTAATCAACTCCCCGAAACGAACAACATCCTCCCTGTAAGGATCGTCGAGCTTTAGGGAGCCTAGCGTACTCGACTTGAGGGCCACGATGTGGTGGCTCTCGGGGTCCTTGGTGCGGTGGCGGTGGGGCTCAATGTTCATCGAGTAGCTCCGGTGGACGGGCGAGTAGGGGGCCTGGCAGTGCCGGCACCGCCGCTTCTGCTTTGAGTTAGCACAGCCCATCGATCAACCAGCTCGATCCAGAACACAACCCCCAACAATTATAGAACAAAGCAGGACAGGAGGTTACAAACTTACAACAGAAGATCACTTCAATTAGCAACAACAGCAAAGGATGTTACAATTGACACGAACTA
Above is a window of Punica granatum isolate Tunisia-2019 chromosome 7, ASM765513v2, whole genome shotgun sequence DNA encoding:
- the LOC116215013 gene encoding uncharacterized protein At3g28850-like — encoded protein: MGCANSKQKRRCRHCQAPYSPVHRSYSMNIEPHRHRTKDPESHHIVALKSSTLGSLKLDDPYREDVVRFGELISTNGGIGGDKKVCNENVAEKESFRIGLIEAKTWSHMMEEKIPKPAPKTPIGTPPGEPETINTWELMEGLEDVTPSRSPINHSRSFSFDVVRSPGQDHTAPLDRPKSRFQESTTAEVDPPKHQPIWLQMSQDDGLNANGFVSEIDPDILLNFRKSFEELSPSHPFHIRPLSSQEKPTETKSEQPYHKERVIVYFTSLRGVRKTYEDCCHVRIILKATGVRIDERDVSMHSGFKDELKELLGEALKQGSGYGLPRVFVGKNCIGGAEEIRRMHEEGKLEKFLEGCERADNNSGDGNTYACEACGNIRFVPCETCSGSCKIFCGDDFEDEEPQQQYETEEGEYGFQRCPDCNENGLIRCPICCD